A segment of the Lactobacillus sp. ESL0700 genome:
AGTTAAATTTAATTGTTATGTTAAAAAGATGTTACAGCTTTAACTTAATTAAGAACTCGTTTAGCTGCTGATGGATAGAAGTAGGTACTAATTGTTTGTTCGATAACACCTTGATCAGGAGTTGCAGCATGGACAAATTTATTATTGCCAACGCAAATCCCCACGTGATATGGTGCAGAAGGTGAACCCCAGAAAAGCAAATCGCCCTTCTTGAGTTTGTTTAAGGAAACATTCTTGCCCAATGTAACTTGTGAATAGGTTGTTCTTGGCAAAGTTACTTTACCAGCCTTGAGGAAAACGTATTGAACTAAGCCGGAGCAATCAAAGGAGTAAGGACCAGTTGCACCATAAACGTAACTCTTGCCAACCTGCTTTTTAGCAAGTTTAACAACAGCGTTGCGCTTTTTAGTGACTGCACTGGCGCTAACAACTTCACTTGTGCTAGCAACTGCAGAAACGGCAGTACTACTGCCAACAAAGAATAATGATATAACCGTAATTAATTTGATTAAACTATGTTTATGTCCCAAAACTTT
Coding sequences within it:
- a CDS encoding C40 family peptidase; the encoded protein is MGHKHSLIKLITVISLFFVGSSTAVSAVASTSEVVSASAVTKKRNAVVKLAKKQVGKSYVYGATGPYSFDCSGLVQYVFLKAGKVTLPRTTYSQVTLGKNVSLNKLKKGDLLFWGSPSAPYHVGICVGNNKFVHAATPDQGVIEQTISTYFYPSAAKRVLN